A window from Populus trichocarpa isolate Nisqually-1 chromosome 3, P.trichocarpa_v4.1, whole genome shotgun sequence encodes these proteins:
- the LOC7461342 gene encoding 2-oxoisovalerate dehydrogenase subunit beta 1, mitochondrial, whose product MVMATSLRRCGRRLVSSVFNNREFSTTCQGNKVIQQQHEQLQETGKSLNLCSAINQALHIALETDPRSYVFGEDVSFGGVFRCTTGLAEKFGKKRVFNTPLCEQGIVGFGIGLAAMDNRAIAEIQFADYIFPAFDQIVNEAAKFRYRSGNQFNCGGLTIRTPYGAVGHGGHYHSQSPEAFFCHVPGIKVVVPRSPREAKGLLLSCIRDTNPVIFFEPKWLYRLAVEEVPEHDYMLPLSEAEVIREGSDITLVGWGAQLSIMEQACFDAEKEGISCELIDLKTLIPWDKETVEASVRKTGKLLISHEAPVTGGFGAEISASIVERCFLRLEAPVARICGLDTPFPLVFEPFYVPTKNKIVDAIKATVNY is encoded by the exons ATGGTTATGGCAACTAGTTTGAGGAGATGTGGAAGAAGATTGGTTTCTTCTGTTTTCAATAACAGGGAATTCTCAACCACTTGTCAAGGCAACAAGGTTATTCAACAACAACATGAGCAACTACAAGAAACTGGGAAATCATTGAATCTTTGCTCTGCCATCAATCAAGCTCTCCATATCGCATTAGAAACCGACCCTCG CTCGTATGTGTTTGGGGAAGATGTGAGCTTTGGTGGGGTATTTCGATGCACAACAGGACTAGCtgaaaaatttggtaaaaaacGAGTTTTCAATACCCCTCTTTGTGAACAG GGCATTGTTGGGTTTGGCATAGGCCTGGCAGCAATG GATAATCGTGCTATAGCAGAAATTCAGTTTGCGGATTATATCTTTCCTGCTTTTGATCAG ATTGTTAATGAGGCTGCAAAGTTCAGATATCGGAGCGGGAATCAATTTAATTGTGGAG GTTTAACCATAAGAACACCATATGGGGCTGTGGGCCATGGTGGACATTATCACTCTCAATCCCCTGAAGCTTTCTTTTGTCATGTTCCTGGTATCAAA GTGGTTGTTCCACGAAGTCCAAGAGAAGCAAAAGGATTATTACTGTCATGCATACGTGATACAAACCCTGTTATCTTTTTTGAACCAAAG TGGCTTTATCGTTTGGCAGTAGAAGAGGTTCCTGAGCATGATTATATGTTGCCTTTGTCAGAGGCAGAG GTGATCCGAGAGGGCAGTGACATAACACTAGTTGGTTGGGGAGCACAGCTGTCTATTATGGAGCAGGCCTGTTTTGATGCTGAGAAG GAGGGAATTTCTTGTGAACTGATAGATCTCAAAACTCTAATACCCTGGGACAAAGAAACAGTAGAAGCATCTGTGAGAAAGACGGGAAAGCTCCTT ATAAGTCATGAAGCTCCAGTTACTGGAGGTTTTGGTGCTGAAATTTCTGCGTCTATCGTTGAACGTTGCTTCCTAAGG TTAGAAGCCCCAGTAGCCAGAATTTGCGGGCTGGATACACCCTTTCCTCTAGTTTTTGAACCCTTTTATGTACCGACCAAGAACAAG ATAGTGGATGCGATCAAAGCAACAGTAAATTACTAG
- the LOC7463564 gene encoding uncharacterized protein LOC7463564, with protein MEGSSLLSNCSKTPFNFFRKPSFPSSSHHCYSTVTTQSHIVSFSFFKPNRNQEMKKNRSRKKFLMASSLRTSAFVVDKALDDSSPTNYKEMMPKIDKSGRFCSPRAARELALLIIYAACLEGSDPIRLFEKRMNARREPGYEFDKASLLEYNHMSFGGPPVTTETVEEADELQLSDEKESAIEAEVLSAPPKLVYSKLLLRFTRKLLVAVVDKWDSHVLVIDKVSPPNWKNEPAGRILEFCILHMAMSEITVLGTRHQIVINEAVDLAKRFCDGAGPRIINGCLRTFLKDLSGASVAQTSDANEKVEV; from the exons ATGGAGGGAAGCTCACTTTTATCGAACTGTTCGAAAAcccctttcaatttcttcagaAAACCTTCTTTCCCATCTTCTTCTCACCACTGTTACTCTACTGTTACTACCCAGTCCCATATTGTGAGCTTTAGTTTCTTTAAACCCAACAGAAACcaggagatgaagaagaacagGTCCCGCAAAAAATTTTTGATGGCAAGCTCTCTTCGAACTTCCGCTTTTGTTGTCGACAAAGCCTTGGACGATTCTTCTCCAACCAATTACAAAGAAATGATGCCAAAGATTGATAAGAGTGGAAGGTTTTGCAGCCCAAGAGCCGCCCGGGAGCTCGCTTT ATTGATCATTTATGCTGCGTGCTTAGAAGGGTCTGACCCAATTCGGCTATTTGAGAAAAGAATGAATGCAAGAAGAG AACCTGGTTATGAATTCGACAAGGCATCTTTGTTGGAGTATAATCACATGAGCTTTGGAGGACCACCTGTTACAACTGAGACTGTTGAAGAAGCTGATGAGCTTCAGCTTAGCGATGAGAAAGAGTCTGCAATTG AAGCCGAAGTCCTTTCAGCTCCTCCAAAGTTGGTATACAGCAAACTGCTTTTGCG TTTCACAAGGAAGCTTTTGGTAGCTGTGGTGGATAAGTGGGACAGCCATGTCCTTGTAATAGACAAAGTCTCCCCGCCAAATTGGAAG AATGAGCCAGCGGGAAGAATTTTGGAGTTCTGTATCCTCCACATGGCAATGTCTGAGATTACTGTTCTTGGCACACGGCACCAGATTGTGATTAATGAG GCTGTAGATCTTGCAAAGCGATTCTGTGATGGTGCAGGACCACGCATTATCAACGGGTGCCTTAGGACTTTCTTGAAAGATCTCTCGGGAGCCAGTGTGGCCCAAACTTCAGATGCTAATGAGAAAGTAGAAGTATGA
- the LOC7463563 gene encoding glucosidase 2 subunit beta isoform X1, whose product MEVERRSFCFFFFLLVFPVFFGVLCGSASASPVVPKNPFLGIPPQDENYYKTSSNTIKCKDGSATFTKAQLNDDFCDCPDATDEPGTSACPGGKFFCRNAGHAPLFLFSSRVNDGICDCCDGSDEYDGQVKCPNTCWEAGKVARDKLKKKIATYKEGVALRNKEVEQAKAAIAKDEAELSKLKNEEKVLKGLVQQLKELKEQIEKAEERERLQKEKEEKERKEAEEKATGEKSAIQREANEGQIEEKIDNEDKDVESAHDEIGVLDDSPAHQDVVDEYADHGAEDETSGDSKIEGSPVSKVEQHEGQKDEESVSTKTKDDSTHVHEINHDAGNEVSHDQPMEDGKDGSTDAEGLSKEELGRLVASRWTGNPEKETEGVSDTMDNDHEDNEKMAQDTHDEEYDGYASETDDDTGKYDDPDVEDDIDETYEDDVHDDATASYKSDAEDEVEFSDTTSPGNPSWLEKIQQTFRSILQAFKFFQTPVDKSEAARVRKEYDESSAKLSKIQSRISSLTKKLKHDYGKEMEFYSFYDHCFESKQNKYVYKVCPFKEASQLEGHSTTRLGRWNEFEDSYRVMVFSNGDKCWNGPDRSMKVRLRCGLKNEVTDVDEPSRCEYVALLSTPALCIEEKLKELENKLDLMNKEQPQSHDEL is encoded by the exons ATGGAAGTAGAGAGGAGGagcttctgcttcttcttcttcttattagtttttccggttttttttggAGTGCTGTGTGGATCAGCATCAGCATCACCTGTTGTTCCTAAAAACCCTTTTCTTGGAATCCCTCCTCAAG ATGAGAATTATTACAAGACATCTTCAAATACTATAAAATGCAAAGATGGATCCGCTACTTTCACCAAAGCTCAGCTTAACGATGACTTCTGTGATTGCCCTGATGCAACCGACGAGCCTG GCACATCGGCATGCCCTGGTGGGAAATTCTTTTGTAGAAATGCAGGACATGCTcctcttttcttattttcttcaagaGTCAATGACGGCATCTGCG ATTGTTGTGATGGGAGTGATGAGTATGATGGCCAAGTTAAGTGTCCAAATACATGCTGGGAAGCTGGCAAAGTGGCTAGAGAtaagttgaagaaaaagattGCCACGTATAAGGAAGGGGTTGCTTTGAGAAATAAAGAAGTTGAACAAGCAAAGGCGGCGATCGCCAAAGACGAGGCTGAACTATCCAAGCTAAAGAATGAGGAGAAAGTGCTGAAAGGGCTCGTTCAACAGCTTAAAG AGCTTAAAGAACAGATAGAGAAGGCAGAAGAGAGAGAACGTTtgcagaaagaaaaggaagagaaagaaaggaaagaagctGAAGAAAAGGCCACTGGGGAGAAAAGTGCCATTCAGAGGGAAGCTAACGAAGGACAGATTGAGGAGAAAATTGACAACGAAGACAAAGATGTGGAAAGTGCTCATGATGAAATCGGTGTTTTGGATGATTCTCCTGCACATCAG GATGTTGTGGACGAGTATGCTGATCATGGAGCTGAAGATGAAACTAGCGGTGATTCCAAAATTGAAGGATCTCCGGTTAGCAAAGTGGAGCAG CATGAGGGACAAAAGGATGAAGAGTCTGTCTCAACAAAAACTAAGGATGACTCTACACATGTGCATGAAATTAATCATGATGCTGGAAATGAGGTGTCTCATGATCAACCTATGGAAGAT GGGAAAGATGGATCCACTGATGCTGAAGGGTTGTCAAAGGAAGAGTTGGGCCGCCTTGTTGCTTCTCGCTGGACAGGAAATCCTGAGAAAGAAACTGAGGGAGTTAGTGATACAATGGACAATGACCATGAAGACAATGAAAAGATGGCCCAGGACACTCACGATGAGGAATATGATGGCTATGCTTCAGAAACTGATGATGACACTGGCAAGTATGATGATCCTGATGTAGAAGATGATATAGATGAGACTTATGAAGACGATGTTCATGATGATGCTACTGCTTCTTATAAATCTGATGCTGAGGATGAAGTTGAATTTTCAG ATACAACCTCCCCAGGTAATCCATCTTGGCTGGAGAAAATACAGCAAACCTTTAGGAGCATTCTACAAGCTTTCAAATTCTTCCAAACTCCAGTGGACAAATCAG AGGCTGCTCGTGTACGCAAGGAATATGACGAGTCCAGTGCTAAGTTGTCGAAAATACAGTCAAGGATATCAAGTTTGACAAAAAAGCTAAAACACGATTATG GGAAAGAGATGGAGTTCTATTCATTCTACGATCACTGTTTTGAGAGCAAACAGAACAA GTATGTTTACAAAGTCTGCCCTTTCAAAGAAGCTTCTCAGTTGGAGGGCCACTCAACAACTCGTTTGGG GCGTTGGAATGAATTCGAGGATTCATACCGAGTTATGGTCTTTTCAAATGGGGATAAGTGCTGGAATGGACCTGATAGAAGTATGAAG
- the LOC7463563 gene encoding glucosidase 2 subunit beta isoform X2 has protein sequence MEVERRSFCFFFFLLVFPVFFGVLCGSASASPVVPKNPFLGIPPQDENYYKTSSNTIKCKDGSATFTKAQLNDDFCDCPDATDEPGTSACPGGKFFCRNAGHAPLFLFSSRVNDGICDCCDGSDEYDGQVKCPNTCWEAGKVARDKLKKKIATYKEGVALRNKEVEQAKAAIAKDEAELSKLKNEEKVLKGLVQQLKELKEQIEKAEERERLQKEKEEKERKEAEEKATGEKSAIQREANEGQIEEKIDNEDKDVESAHDEIGVLDDSPAHQDVVDEYADHGAEDETSGDSKIEGSPVSKVEQGKDGSTDAEGLSKEELGRLVASRWTGNPEKETEGVSDTMDNDHEDNEKMAQDTHDEEYDGYASETDDDTGKYDDPDVEDDIDETYEDDVHDDATASYKSDAEDEVEFSDTTSPGNPSWLEKIQQTFRSILQAFKFFQTPVDKSEAARVRKEYDESSAKLSKIQSRISSLTKKLKHDYGKEMEFYSFYDHCFESKQNKYVYKVCPFKEASQLEGHSTTRLGRWNEFEDSYRVMVFSNGDKCWNGPDRSMKVRLRCGLKNEVTDVDEPSRCEYVALLSTPALCIEEKLKELENKLDLMNKEQPQSHDEL, from the exons ATGGAAGTAGAGAGGAGGagcttctgcttcttcttcttcttattagtttttccggttttttttggAGTGCTGTGTGGATCAGCATCAGCATCACCTGTTGTTCCTAAAAACCCTTTTCTTGGAATCCCTCCTCAAG ATGAGAATTATTACAAGACATCTTCAAATACTATAAAATGCAAAGATGGATCCGCTACTTTCACCAAAGCTCAGCTTAACGATGACTTCTGTGATTGCCCTGATGCAACCGACGAGCCTG GCACATCGGCATGCCCTGGTGGGAAATTCTTTTGTAGAAATGCAGGACATGCTcctcttttcttattttcttcaagaGTCAATGACGGCATCTGCG ATTGTTGTGATGGGAGTGATGAGTATGATGGCCAAGTTAAGTGTCCAAATACATGCTGGGAAGCTGGCAAAGTGGCTAGAGAtaagttgaagaaaaagattGCCACGTATAAGGAAGGGGTTGCTTTGAGAAATAAAGAAGTTGAACAAGCAAAGGCGGCGATCGCCAAAGACGAGGCTGAACTATCCAAGCTAAAGAATGAGGAGAAAGTGCTGAAAGGGCTCGTTCAACAGCTTAAAG AGCTTAAAGAACAGATAGAGAAGGCAGAAGAGAGAGAACGTTtgcagaaagaaaaggaagagaaagaaaggaaagaagctGAAGAAAAGGCCACTGGGGAGAAAAGTGCCATTCAGAGGGAAGCTAACGAAGGACAGATTGAGGAGAAAATTGACAACGAAGACAAAGATGTGGAAAGTGCTCATGATGAAATCGGTGTTTTGGATGATTCTCCTGCACATCAG GATGTTGTGGACGAGTATGCTGATCATGGAGCTGAAGATGAAACTAGCGGTGATTCCAAAATTGAAGGATCTCCGGTTAGCAAAGTGGAGCAG GGGAAAGATGGATCCACTGATGCTGAAGGGTTGTCAAAGGAAGAGTTGGGCCGCCTTGTTGCTTCTCGCTGGACAGGAAATCCTGAGAAAGAAACTGAGGGAGTTAGTGATACAATGGACAATGACCATGAAGACAATGAAAAGATGGCCCAGGACACTCACGATGAGGAATATGATGGCTATGCTTCAGAAACTGATGATGACACTGGCAAGTATGATGATCCTGATGTAGAAGATGATATAGATGAGACTTATGAAGACGATGTTCATGATGATGCTACTGCTTCTTATAAATCTGATGCTGAGGATGAAGTTGAATTTTCAG ATACAACCTCCCCAGGTAATCCATCTTGGCTGGAGAAAATACAGCAAACCTTTAGGAGCATTCTACAAGCTTTCAAATTCTTCCAAACTCCAGTGGACAAATCAG AGGCTGCTCGTGTACGCAAGGAATATGACGAGTCCAGTGCTAAGTTGTCGAAAATACAGTCAAGGATATCAAGTTTGACAAAAAAGCTAAAACACGATTATG GGAAAGAGATGGAGTTCTATTCATTCTACGATCACTGTTTTGAGAGCAAACAGAACAA GTATGTTTACAAAGTCTGCCCTTTCAAAGAAGCTTCTCAGTTGGAGGGCCACTCAACAACTCGTTTGGG GCGTTGGAATGAATTCGAGGATTCATACCGAGTTATGGTCTTTTCAAATGGGGATAAGTGCTGGAATGGACCTGATAGAAGTATGAAG